One genomic region from Gossypium hirsutum isolate 1008001.06 chromosome D13, Gossypium_hirsutum_v2.1, whole genome shotgun sequence encodes:
- the LOC107920411 gene encoding uncharacterized protein isoform X2 → MNRPAVSFQSTTTTAISSSSEMIPMGGFFAPPPMFLPGNSSIITSSPALLQPGNSSGSSFLVDSVAGLNHDTGLAVEWSVDEQYILEDGLEKYKEEPNILKYIKIAASLPEKTVRDVALRCRWMQIKVLFGNWQRKRRKPEEHNAGKKVNNRKDKLVESSSKMTMPSPLPPTMAAYPLMMRHLDQNERTPSEGICGTTMHLLKQNAQTFSQITSNLSQYKGNIDLFCHARNNITAMLNDMREMPGLMSHMPPLPVSVNEDLANGLLPGATNVLPQTMIFGSPSGIHLKQEPRC, encoded by the exons ATGAACCGACCGGCCGTATCTTTCCAATCAACTACTACTACTGCTATTAGTAGTAGTTCTGAGATGATTCCGATGGGTGGTTTCTTTGCACCGCCGCCTATGTTCTTGCCTGGGAATTCCAGTATTATTACATCCTCCCCTGCCCTATTACAACCGGGAAACTCTTCTGGATCTTCCTTCCTTGTCGACTCTGTTGCAGGGCTCAATCATGATACAGGGTTGGCGGTGGAGTGGTCTGTTGATGAACAGTATATATTGGAGGATGGCCTTGAAAA ATATAAAGAGGAACCAAATATTTTGAAGTACATAAAGATTGCAGCTAGCTTGCCTGAGAAAACTGTACGTGATGTTGCATTGAGGTGTAGGTGGATGCAA ATAAAGGTACTTTTTGGAAATTGGCAGAGAAAGCGTAGAAAACCTGAGGAACATAATGCGGGAAAGAAGGTGAACAACAGGAAG GATAAGCTGGTGGAATCATCTTCTAAGATGACTATGCCTTCACCTCTGCCACCAACCATGGCTGCATATCCTCTCATGATGCGTCATCTGGATCAGAATGAAAGAACGCCTTCTGAAG GAATATGTGGTACAACTATGCATCTTTTGAAGCAAAATGCTCAAACTTTTAGTCAAATCACATCCAATCTTTCTCAATACAAG GGTAACATTGACCTCTTTTGTCACGCAAGGAACAATATTACTGCCATGCTAAATGA CATGAGAGAGATGCCAGGATTAATGAGCCATATGCCACCATTACCTGTATCTGTTAATGAGGATTTAGCAAATGGCCTCTTGCCTGGAGCAACTAATGTCTTGCCTCAG ACAATGATTTTTGGCTCGCCAAGTGGGATCCATCTCAAGCAGGAACCGAGGTGCTGA
- the LOC107920411 gene encoding uncharacterized protein isoform X4 — protein MNRPAVSFQSTTTTAISSSSEMIPMGGFFAPPPMFLPGNSSIITSSPALLQPGNSSGSSFLVDSVAGLNHDTGLAVEWSVDEQYILEDGLEKYKEEPNILKYIKIAASLPEKTVRDVALRCRWMQRKRRKPEEHNAGKKVNNRKDKLVESSSKMTMPSPLPPTMAAYPLMMRHLDQNERTPSEGICGTTMHLLKQNAQTFSQITSNLSQYKGNIDLFCHARNNITAMLNDMREMPGLMSHMPPLPVSVNEDLANGLLPGATNVLPQTMIFGSPSGIHLKQEPRC, from the exons ATGAACCGACCGGCCGTATCTTTCCAATCAACTACTACTACTGCTATTAGTAGTAGTTCTGAGATGATTCCGATGGGTGGTTTCTTTGCACCGCCGCCTATGTTCTTGCCTGGGAATTCCAGTATTATTACATCCTCCCCTGCCCTATTACAACCGGGAAACTCTTCTGGATCTTCCTTCCTTGTCGACTCTGTTGCAGGGCTCAATCATGATACAGGGTTGGCGGTGGAGTGGTCTGTTGATGAACAGTATATATTGGAGGATGGCCTTGAAAA ATATAAAGAGGAACCAAATATTTTGAAGTACATAAAGATTGCAGCTAGCTTGCCTGAGAAAACTGTACGTGATGTTGCATTGAGGTGTAGGTGGATGCAA AGAAAGCGTAGAAAACCTGAGGAACATAATGCGGGAAAGAAGGTGAACAACAGGAAG GATAAGCTGGTGGAATCATCTTCTAAGATGACTATGCCTTCACCTCTGCCACCAACCATGGCTGCATATCCTCTCATGATGCGTCATCTGGATCAGAATGAAAGAACGCCTTCTGAAG GAATATGTGGTACAACTATGCATCTTTTGAAGCAAAATGCTCAAACTTTTAGTCAAATCACATCCAATCTTTCTCAATACAAG GGTAACATTGACCTCTTTTGTCACGCAAGGAACAATATTACTGCCATGCTAAATGA CATGAGAGAGATGCCAGGATTAATGAGCCATATGCCACCATTACCTGTATCTGTTAATGAGGATTTAGCAAATGGCCTCTTGCCTGGAGCAACTAATGTCTTGCCTCAG ACAATGATTTTTGGCTCGCCAAGTGGGATCCATCTCAAGCAGGAACCGAGGTGCTGA
- the LOC107920411 gene encoding uncharacterized protein isoform X1, giving the protein MNRPAVSFQSTTTTAISSSSEMIPMGGFFAPPPMFLPGNSSIITSSPALLQPGNSSGSSFLVDSVAGLNHDTGLAVEWSVDEQYILEDGLEKYKEEPNILKYIKIAASLPEKTVRDVALRCRWMQIKVLFGNWQRKRRKPEEHNAGKKVNNRKDKLVESSSKMTMPSPLPPTMAAYPLMMRHLDQNERTPSEGICGTTMHLLKQNAQTFSQITSNLSQYKLQGNIDLFCHARNNITAMLNDMREMPGLMSHMPPLPVSVNEDLANGLLPGATNVLPQTMIFGSPSGIHLKQEPRC; this is encoded by the exons ATGAACCGACCGGCCGTATCTTTCCAATCAACTACTACTACTGCTATTAGTAGTAGTTCTGAGATGATTCCGATGGGTGGTTTCTTTGCACCGCCGCCTATGTTCTTGCCTGGGAATTCCAGTATTATTACATCCTCCCCTGCCCTATTACAACCGGGAAACTCTTCTGGATCTTCCTTCCTTGTCGACTCTGTTGCAGGGCTCAATCATGATACAGGGTTGGCGGTGGAGTGGTCTGTTGATGAACAGTATATATTGGAGGATGGCCTTGAAAA ATATAAAGAGGAACCAAATATTTTGAAGTACATAAAGATTGCAGCTAGCTTGCCTGAGAAAACTGTACGTGATGTTGCATTGAGGTGTAGGTGGATGCAA ATAAAGGTACTTTTTGGAAATTGGCAGAGAAAGCGTAGAAAACCTGAGGAACATAATGCGGGAAAGAAGGTGAACAACAGGAAG GATAAGCTGGTGGAATCATCTTCTAAGATGACTATGCCTTCACCTCTGCCACCAACCATGGCTGCATATCCTCTCATGATGCGTCATCTGGATCAGAATGAAAGAACGCCTTCTGAAG GAATATGTGGTACAACTATGCATCTTTTGAAGCAAAATGCTCAAACTTTTAGTCAAATCACATCCAATCTTTCTCAATACAAG TTACAGGGTAACATTGACCTCTTTTGTCACGCAAGGAACAATATTACTGCCATGCTAAATGA CATGAGAGAGATGCCAGGATTAATGAGCCATATGCCACCATTACCTGTATCTGTTAATGAGGATTTAGCAAATGGCCTCTTGCCTGGAGCAACTAATGTCTTGCCTCAG ACAATGATTTTTGGCTCGCCAAGTGGGATCCATCTCAAGCAGGAACCGAGGTGCTGA
- the LOC107919055 gene encoding uncharacterized protein — protein sequence MNPIEINPEQDKVCDADQKIIPNGGVRAGQDGDVEVGKSSENKEDSDSTEVNKTPDSDVAKEADHQINCNGHNKYIPTSKAQVHLPKPEPPKPKMERSQSLSIAESMPSIGKYIRDRSSSFSAAIRNRLSSVKEGSGDFVLKNDSLNFEVTEFKIPGVKVIVKLKSEEERLEDQIRGRITLFTKSNCEHSIAARQFFKAKGLRYVEINIDVFTKSGHELMERTGSCEVPQIFFNDSLIGGLAMLKSLSESGELHEKMKELLGPKCPEEAPKAPVYGINDEEDKEDGLVGVVRFLRQSLPIQDRLIKMKMVKSCFAGPDMVEAIINHLDCGRRKGIATAKVMAQNHFIHHVFGENDFENGNHYYRFLEHEPFIMGCFNFRSSTNDNEPKPASFMADRLSKLMFSIVEMDGYVSDDRLHVDYFRISKSEEFRRYINLTRDLQRINLQLFTPNERLAFFLNLYNAMVIHAVISIGHPEGILDNKAFFLDFQYVIGGYPHSLSIIENGILRNNRKSPYSLTKPFSKGDRRLHLVPMKVNPLIHFGLCKGTRSSPKLRFFTAHNVEDELISAAKDYFQSDGIKIDRELRTVYLTRIIKWFSQDFGGQEKEILEWVLNYLEGRNAKLLKTMLGDRDPITIVYQDYDWSGNL from the exons ATGAATCCAATAGAAATCAACCCTGAGCAAGACAAAGTCTGCGATGCTGATCAGAAGATTATTCCCAACGGCGGAGTGAGGGCCGGTCAAGATGGAGATGTCGAGGTGGGAAAAAGTAGTGAAAACAAAGAAGATTCGGATTCCACTGAAGTTAATAAAACCCCAGATTCCGACGTTGCTAAGGAGGCTGATCATCAAATCAATTGCAATGGCCATAATAAATACATTCCGACCAGCAAGGCTCAAGTTCATCTCCCGAAACCGGAGCCACCGAAGCCAAAAATGGAGCGTTCGCAGTCGTTGTCCATCGCCGAAAGCATGCCTTCGATAGGGAAATACATAAGAGATCGGAGCAGCAGCTTTTCAGCGGCGATCAGGAACCGTTTATCGTCGGTAAAAGAAGGCAGTGGCGATTTCGTGTTGAAGAACGACTCGTTAAACTTCGAGGTAACGGAGTTCAAAATCCCCGGCGTGAAAGTCATAGTAAAGCTGAAAAGCGAAGAGGAAAGGCTGGAAGATCAAATAAGGGGTCGAATAACGTTGTTCACGAAGTCCAACTGCGAACACTCGATCGCTGCTCGCCAATTCTTCAAAGCAAAAGGGCTTAGATACGTGGAAATAAACATCGATGTGTTCACCAAAAGTGGGCATGAATTGATGGAAAGAACGGGGAGTTGCGAAGTGCCTCAGATATTCTTTAACGATAGCTTGATAGGCGGATTGGCGATGCTGAAATCGTTGAGTGAGAGTGGGGAATTGCATGAGAAAATGAAGGAATTGTTGGGTCCGAAATGTCCCGAAGAAGCACCCAAAGCACCGGTTTATGGAATTAACGATGAGGAAGACAAAGAAGATGGATTGGTGGGGGTAGTGAGGTTTCTGAGACAGAGCTTGCCCATTCAGGACCGTCTGATTAAGATGAAAATGGTCAAGAGTTGCTTTGCTGGTCCTGATATGGTGGAAGCCATTATTAACCACCTTGACTGCGGCAGaagaaag GGCATTGCAACAGCGAAGGTGATGGCCCAGAATCACTTCATCCACCACGTCTTTGG ggaaaatgattttgagaatgggAACCATTATTATCGTTTCCTAGAACATGAACCATTTATAATGGGATGCTTCAACTTCAGAAGCTCAACCAACGATAATGAACCAAAACCTGCATCTTTTATGGCGGATAGGCTTTCCAAGTTAATGTTTTCCATTGTGGAAATGGATGGCTATGTTTCTGACGACAGACTCCATGTCGATTATTTCCGCATCAGCAAAAGTGAAGAATTCCGCAG GTATATAAATTTAACTCGGGATCTGCAAAGGATAAATCTTCAATTATTCACACCAAATGAGAGGCTAGCCTTCTTCTTGAACCTATACAATGCGATGGTGATCCATGCTGTGATCAGCATCGGCCATCCCGAAGGCATACTTGATAATAAAGCCTTTTTCTTGGATTTCCAGTACGTCATTGGAGGCTACCCTCATTCCCTCAGCATCATTGAGAATGGCATCCTCAGAAACAACCGAAAGTCCCCTTATTCTTTGACCAAACCCTTTAGTAAAGGGGACCGCCGTTTACAT CTGGTTCCTATGAAAGTGAATCCATTGATTCATTTCGGATTATGCAAAGGAACAAGATCAAGCCCCAAGCTTAGGTTTTTCACTGCCCACAATGTGGAAGATGAGCTCATATCTGCAGCCAAGGACTACTTTCAGAGTGACGGGATAAAAATTGATAGGGAACTTAGAACTGTTTATTTAACTCGGATCATCAAGTG GTTTAGCCAAGATTTTGGAGGACAAGAGAAGGAAATCTTGGAGTGGGTCCTGAATTACTTGGAAGGAAGGAACGCCAAGCTTTTGAAGACTATGTTGGGTGATAGAGACCCTATTACCATTGTGTATCAGGATTATGATTGGTCTGGTAATTTGTGA
- the LOC107920411 gene encoding uncharacterized protein isoform X3, producing the protein MNRPAVSFQSTTTTAISSSSEMIPMGGFFAPPPMFLPGNSSIITSSPALLQPGNSSGSSFLVDSVAGLNHDTGLAVEWSVDEQYILEDGLEKYKEEPNILKYIKIAASLPEKTVRDVALRCRWMQRKRRKPEEHNAGKKVNNRKDKLVESSSKMTMPSPLPPTMAAYPLMMRHLDQNERTPSEGICGTTMHLLKQNAQTFSQITSNLSQYKLQGNIDLFCHARNNITAMLNDMREMPGLMSHMPPLPVSVNEDLANGLLPGATNVLPQTMIFGSPSGIHLKQEPRC; encoded by the exons ATGAACCGACCGGCCGTATCTTTCCAATCAACTACTACTACTGCTATTAGTAGTAGTTCTGAGATGATTCCGATGGGTGGTTTCTTTGCACCGCCGCCTATGTTCTTGCCTGGGAATTCCAGTATTATTACATCCTCCCCTGCCCTATTACAACCGGGAAACTCTTCTGGATCTTCCTTCCTTGTCGACTCTGTTGCAGGGCTCAATCATGATACAGGGTTGGCGGTGGAGTGGTCTGTTGATGAACAGTATATATTGGAGGATGGCCTTGAAAA ATATAAAGAGGAACCAAATATTTTGAAGTACATAAAGATTGCAGCTAGCTTGCCTGAGAAAACTGTACGTGATGTTGCATTGAGGTGTAGGTGGATGCAA AGAAAGCGTAGAAAACCTGAGGAACATAATGCGGGAAAGAAGGTGAACAACAGGAAG GATAAGCTGGTGGAATCATCTTCTAAGATGACTATGCCTTCACCTCTGCCACCAACCATGGCTGCATATCCTCTCATGATGCGTCATCTGGATCAGAATGAAAGAACGCCTTCTGAAG GAATATGTGGTACAACTATGCATCTTTTGAAGCAAAATGCTCAAACTTTTAGTCAAATCACATCCAATCTTTCTCAATACAAG TTACAGGGTAACATTGACCTCTTTTGTCACGCAAGGAACAATATTACTGCCATGCTAAATGA CATGAGAGAGATGCCAGGATTAATGAGCCATATGCCACCATTACCTGTATCTGTTAATGAGGATTTAGCAAATGGCCTCTTGCCTGGAGCAACTAATGTCTTGCCTCAG ACAATGATTTTTGGCTCGCCAAGTGGGATCCATCTCAAGCAGGAACCGAGGTGCTGA